The following proteins are encoded in a genomic region of Parabacteroides pacaensis:
- a CDS encoding AMP-dependent synthetase/ligase, with product MVNYHYAELIHRQAEKYGSRTALKYRDNTSGKWLKISWQAFAEKVMLTAKAMAEFGMEVQENIGIYSQNMPEYLFTDFGAYANRIVTVPMYATSSPAQIEYIINDASIRTLFVGQQPQYNNAFKVQKTSPTLKRIVVFDPEVKLNPEDTTSIYFNDFLRLGDNAHAETTVKIRMNEAKEEDLAVIIYTSGTTGEPKGVLLPHSNFLQAMKIHDIRLPLVTDKELSMCFLPLTHIFEKAWTYYCLHKGVKIAINQDPKMIQTTLTEVRPTLMCNVPRFWEKVYAGVQEKISSSPKPIQALFKRAIKIGKMYNLNYVNKGQKAPFWLKLQFEFYNKTVFSLLKKVLGIDRGKFFPCAGAPLANHINKFLHSVNIPLIYGYGLSETTATVCFFPNQGFVFGSIGEVMPEVEVKIGENNEILVKGKTVTPGYYNKPEENEKSFIDGWFRTGDAGKLEGNTLFFTERIKDLYKTSNGKYIAPQAIEMLMSGDKYIEQIAIIADKRKFVSALIVPSFPALEEYAISQNIPFETKEDLINNKEISRLIETHVEERQKDLASFEKIKRFTLLLAPFSMENKELTDTLKLRRPVIAQRYANQIEAMYQE from the coding sequence ATGGTTAATTACCACTATGCTGAGCTAATCCATCGCCAAGCAGAAAAATACGGATCTCGTACTGCATTAAAGTATCGTGATAATACAAGCGGAAAATGGCTTAAGATTTCGTGGCAAGCATTTGCCGAAAAAGTGATGCTTACGGCTAAAGCGATGGCCGAATTTGGAATGGAAGTACAAGAAAATATAGGTATCTATTCACAAAATATGCCGGAATATCTGTTTACTGATTTCGGAGCTTATGCTAACCGGATCGTTACAGTACCTATGTATGCGACAAGTTCTCCCGCCCAAATAGAATATATAATTAATGATGCTTCTATTCGCACTCTTTTCGTAGGACAACAGCCTCAATATAATAATGCTTTTAAAGTACAAAAAACATCTCCCACTCTCAAACGAATTGTTGTCTTCGATCCGGAAGTAAAACTGAATCCAGAAGATACTACTTCCATTTATTTTAACGACTTTCTCCGGCTAGGAGATAATGCCCATGCAGAAACAACTGTCAAAATAAGAATGAACGAAGCCAAGGAAGAGGATTTGGCTGTTATTATTTATACATCCGGTACAACGGGCGAACCTAAAGGAGTTCTACTTCCTCATTCAAACTTTCTGCAAGCTATGAAAATTCATGATATACGTTTACCCCTGGTTACGGACAAGGAACTTTCCATGTGCTTTTTACCTCTCACTCATATCTTTGAAAAAGCATGGACTTATTATTGTCTTCATAAAGGAGTTAAAATAGCTATCAACCAAGATCCTAAAATGATCCAAACAACTTTAACGGAAGTTCGTCCTACTTTAATGTGTAATGTTCCTCGCTTTTGGGAAAAAGTATATGCAGGCGTACAAGAAAAAATCAGTTCCTCGCCTAAACCCATACAAGCTCTATTTAAACGTGCCATTAAGATTGGGAAGATGTATAATCTTAATTATGTAAATAAAGGACAAAAGGCTCCTTTCTGGTTAAAATTACAATTCGAATTTTATAATAAAACAGTATTTTCCTTATTAAAAAAGGTGCTTGGTATCGATAGAGGAAAGTTTTTTCCCTGTGCCGGCGCTCCCCTCGCCAATCATATCAATAAATTCTTACATTCGGTAAATATTCCTTTGATCTACGGATATGGCTTAAGTGAAACCACTGCTACCGTTTGTTTTTTTCCTAATCAAGGCTTTGTGTTTGGCTCTATCGGTGAAGTAATGCCGGAAGTAGAAGTCAAAATAGGAGAAAATAACGAGATTCTAGTAAAAGGAAAAACTGTTACTCCTGGATATTACAACAAACCGGAAGAAAATGAGAAATCCTTTATCGACGGTTGGTTCCGGACAGGTGATGCAGGCAAACTGGAAGGAAATACTCTTTTCTTCACAGAAAGAATTAAAGATCTATACAAAACTTCTAATGGAAAGTATATTGCGCCCCAGGCAATAGAAATGTTAATGAGTGGAGACAAATATATTGAACAAATTGCCATCATTGCAGATAAACGGAAATTTGTCAGCGCATTAATAGTCCCCTCTTTCCCTGCTTTAGAAGAATATGCTATAAGTCAGAACATTCCTTTTGAAACAAAAGAAGATTTAATCAATAATAAAGAAATTAGTCGTTTGATCGAAACGCATGTGGAAGAACGTCAAAAAGACTTGGCCTCTTTTGAAAAAATCAAACGCTTTACATTATTGCTGGCTCCCTTTAGCATGGAGAATAAAGAATTAACCGATACATTAAAGCTTCGTCGTCCTGTAATAGCCCAAAGGTATGCAAACCAAATCGAGGCAATGTATCAAGAATAG
- a CDS encoding PadR family transcriptional regulator yields MNAENVKSQMRKGILEYCILLILRKEPAYSSDIIEKLQEAKLIVVEGTLYPLLTRLKNSELLGYQWIESTQGPPRKYYRLTERGEEFLQELEVSWQELNDSISHIKSSHIRNN; encoded by the coding sequence ATGAATGCAGAGAATGTTAAATCACAAATGAGGAAGGGGATATTAGAGTATTGCATACTATTAATTCTCCGGAAAGAGCCAGCTTATTCCTCTGATATTATCGAGAAATTGCAGGAAGCCAAGCTGATTGTTGTTGAAGGAACATTGTATCCTCTGCTTACCCGACTTAAAAATAGTGAGCTATTAGGGTATCAGTGGATAGAATCTACTCAAGGACCTCCTCGGAAATACTATAGACTTACAGAAAGAGGGGAAGAATTTCTGCAGGAGCTCGAAGTTTCCTGGCAAGAATTAAATGATTCGATCAGTCACATTAAAAGCAGTCACATTAGAAACAATTAA
- a CDS encoding BfmA/BtgA family mobilization protein, with product MDKTSNISTLTTIGIDRQTGKLIDKLCKRYSLKKGEIVRLAFVYIDKACINPSEAPESVKSELAKINKRQDDIIRFIRHYEEEQLNPMIRTANSIAVRFDGIGKTLETLILSQLETSQGKQTAVLQKVSEQFGKHADVINQQGKQLTALYQIHQRDYKKLLQLIQLYSELSTCGVMDGKRKENLKAEIVNLINT from the coding sequence ATGGATAAGACCAGTAATATATCCACGCTTACCACCATCGGGATAGACCGACAGACGGGTAAGTTAATAGATAAGCTCTGCAAACGCTATTCGCTGAAAAAAGGAGAAATAGTCAGGTTGGCATTTGTCTATATTGATAAAGCATGTATTAACCCATCGGAAGCACCGGAATCCGTAAAATCGGAACTGGCGAAGATAAACAAACGGCAGGACGATATTATCCGCTTCATCCGTCATTACGAGGAAGAACAACTGAATCCCATGATACGAACCGCTAATTCTATTGCAGTTCGGTTTGATGGTATTGGTAAGACATTGGAAACGCTTATTCTTTCTCAACTGGAAACCAGTCAGGGGAAACAAACAGCCGTACTGCAAAAAGTAAGTGAACAATTCGGTAAGCATGCCGATGTAATCAACCAGCAGGGAAAGCAACTCACCGCCCTGTATCAGATACACCAACGGGATTATAAGAAGCTGCTTCAACTGATACAACTCTATTCGGAGTTATCAACTTGTGGTGTGATGGACGGCAAACGGAAAGAGAACCTAAAAGCGGAAATCGTCAATTTGATAAATACATAG
- the mobA gene encoding conjugal transfer protein MobA, with product MATDNNPKKRKTVGRKPKSDPAVYRYGIKLNAEENGKFELLFLRSGLSQRAKFIKTMIFGREIKVVKLDKAAMDYYVRLTNFYHQFQAIGNNYNQTVKAIKSNFSDKRALALLYKLEKITMELVVLSKQIIALTREFEEKHLHRNP from the coding sequence ATGGCAACAGACAACAATCCAAAGAAAAGAAAAACGGTTGGCAGAAAGCCCAAGAGCGACCCGGCCGTTTACCGTTACGGTATCAAATTAAATGCGGAAGAGAACGGAAAATTTGAACTTCTCTTCCTGAGATCGGGACTTTCCCAACGGGCAAAGTTTATCAAAACAATGATTTTCGGAAGGGAAATAAAGGTGGTGAAGCTCGACAAGGCGGCAATGGATTACTACGTCCGGCTGACCAATTTCTACCACCAGTTTCAGGCTATCGGCAACAATTATAACCAGACGGTAAAAGCGATAAAAAGCAATTTCAGTGACAAACGTGCCCTTGCGCTACTGTACAAACTGGAAAAAATCACGATGGAGCTGGTGGTGCTTAGCAAGCAGATTATCGCCCTGACCCGTGAGTTCGAGGAAAAGCACCTGCACCGCAACCCCTAA
- a CDS encoding GNAT family N-acetyltransferase, whose amino-acid sequence MTEYEELRADIDRYLMERFKYRKSLVWLTVDNIIATRRNSRVDLYLRIRKVESRFPPDCLIIARLGFSKERIGHGTHFIRFLTGIARKYGFKHIGIECADIKSSTFAKKLGFYCIDGENYAIAVTNLISYFSME is encoded by the coding sequence ATGACTGAATATGAAGAACTAAGAGCCGATATAGACCGCTATCTGATGGAACGTTTCAAGTATCGAAAATCGCTTGTATGGCTGACAGTGGATAATATAATAGCCACCCGAAGAAATAGCCGGGTAGATTTATATTTGCGTATTAGAAAGGTTGAAAGCCGTTTCCCACCTGATTGTTTGATTATCGCCCGATTGGGTTTTAGCAAAGAACGGATAGGGCACGGAACGCACTTTATCCGATTCCTGACAGGAATAGCCCGAAAGTACGGTTTTAAGCATATCGGCATTGAATGTGCCGACATCAAAAGCAGTACATTTGCCAAGAAATTAGGCTTTTACTGCATAGATGGTGAGAATTACGCAATAGCAGTAACAAATCTAATATCTTATTTTTCAATGGAATAA
- a CDS encoding DUF5712 family protein, whose translation MHIDFAPPSRGTYNNAGSSRQLASYMEHEDLERMEKGIYTDGFFDLTDDNIYKSKVIKDIDTNIGQLLKTDAKFYAIHVSPSEKELQAMGNTEQEKAEAMKRYIREVFIPEYAKNFNKGLSEADIKFYGKIHFDRSRSDNELNMHCHLIVSRKDQANKKKLSPLTNHKNTQNGVIKGGFDRVNLFQQAEQGFDKLFSYNRQLSESFEYSNTMKNGSIDDKLKMQEQELKETKQYFTDEKKKDVFQSSEKENNISCNLDNKEGNRHSNNQQHNSRGDSLLSIFSVGNNNDSTPVEELQAQKRKKKKKKGIRR comes from the coding sequence ATGCACATAGATTTCGCTCCGCCATCAAGAGGAACATATAACAATGCAGGGAGTAGCCGACAATTAGCCTCATACATGGAGCATGAAGATTTGGAACGAATGGAGAAAGGAATCTATACCGATGGCTTTTTCGACCTGACGGATGATAATATCTACAAATCAAAGGTCATAAAAGATATAGATACCAATATCGGGCAACTCTTGAAAACGGATGCTAAGTTTTACGCTATCCATGTCAGCCCATCGGAAAAGGAACTTCAAGCGATGGGTAATACAGAACAGGAGAAAGCCGAAGCCATGAAGCGGTATATCCGTGAGGTATTTATTCCTGAATATGCCAAGAACTTCAACAAAGGATTATCCGAAGCGGATATAAAGTTTTACGGCAAAATTCATTTTGACCGTAGCCGTTCCGACAACGAACTGAATATGCACTGTCATTTGATTGTGAGCCGAAAAGACCAAGCTAATAAAAAGAAGCTATCACCGCTTACCAACCACAAGAACACCCAAAACGGAGTAATCAAAGGTGGTTTTGACCGAGTGAACCTATTCCAACAAGCAGAACAAGGCTTTGATAAACTATTCAGTTACAACCGCCAATTATCCGAATCCTTTGAGTATTCCAACACGATGAAGAACGGAAGCATTGACGATAAACTGAAAATGCAGGAGCAGGAGTTGAAAGAGACAAAACAATATTTTACTGACGAAAAGAAAAAAGATGTATTCCAATCCAGTGAAAAAGAAAACAATATTTCTTGCAATCTTGACAACAAGGAAGGAAATAGGCACTCTAACAATCAGCAGCACAATAGTAGGGGTGATTCTCTTTTATCTATTTTCTCAGTGGGTAATAATAACGATTCTACACCAGTAGAAGAATTACAGGCACAGAAACGTAAAAAGAAAAAGAAGAAAGGGATTAGACGATGA
- a CDS encoding AraC family transcriptional regulator — protein sequence MSIRLLLQIMNIQETSRIEYRSRINRVMDYIDQHLDQPLELKAIADIANFSPFHFHRVFTFLIGETPIDYIQRLRIEKAAWKLRETEPQTITEIAYECGFGSVSLFSRTFKKYFGMTPSQFSREDKPIYALGGKLFSKNGQMLRKNLKHDVLEETELCIVESNQLYFMKANIEVKEMPEMKAVYVRHIGAFNQIREAYGKLFKWAYPRGLYTPNVSKSATVTHDDPSVTELEKVRQSACIIIEEDVKVDGEIGKLTIPSGKYAVGHFELGFNDFEKAWNSMCNWFVESGYQQGDGWTYELYHNDYTTHPEQKHIVDICIPVKPL from the coding sequence TTGTCAATTAGACTACTTTTGCAAATTATGAATATTCAAGAAACAAGCCGTATAGAATACCGCTCACGCATCAATCGGGTGATGGACTACATTGACCAACACCTCGACCAACCATTGGAGTTAAAAGCAATAGCCGATATTGCTAACTTTTCACCTTTTCATTTTCACAGGGTATTTACCTTCTTGATTGGCGAAACGCCAATCGACTATATTCAACGCTTGCGGATAGAAAAAGCAGCGTGGAAACTTCGGGAGACAGAACCACAAACCATAACCGAAATCGCTTATGAATGTGGATTCGGTAGCGTATCATTATTCAGTCGCACTTTCAAGAAATATTTCGGTATGACACCCAGCCAATTCAGCCGGGAGGATAAACCTATTTATGCACTAGGAGGGAAACTTTTTAGCAAGAATGGGCAAATGCTCCGCAAGAATTTGAAACATGATGTACTGGAAGAAACCGAGCTTTGCATTGTCGAATCCAATCAATTATATTTCATGAAAGCAAACATTGAAGTTAAGGAAATGCCTGAAATGAAAGCAGTGTATGTGCGCCACATCGGAGCATTCAACCAAATTAGAGAAGCATATGGGAAATTGTTCAAATGGGCTTATCCTCGCGGACTTTACACGCCAAACGTGTCTAAAAGTGCAACGGTAACACATGATGACCCATCAGTAACCGAACTTGAAAAAGTGCGCCAAAGCGCCTGTATCATCATCGAAGAAGATGTAAAAGTGGATGGTGAAATCGGTAAGCTAACCATTCCTTCTGGAAAGTATGCCGTCGGACACTTTGAACTCGGTTTTAATGATTTTGAGAAAGCGTGGAACAGTATGTGTAACTGGTTTGTCGAAAGCGGATACCAACAAGGTGACGGTTGGACTTACGAACTCTATCACAACGATTATACCACACATCCCGAACAAAAACATATCGTGGATATTTGCATTCCGGTGAAACCGTTGTAG
- a CDS encoding RteC domain-containing protein has product MGIVALAEIVIALFLSKKVFQRNGKPAYLNQIAQAFETLFNCSFGSIYDQQEKVFDRKPFNRTKTLDFLRNLIIRKDKGGQNRQYEK; this is encoded by the coding sequence TTGGGGATTGTTGCTTTGGCGGAGATTGTGATAGCACTTTTTCTTTCAAAGAAAGTATTCCAACGGAATGGGAAACCCGCATACCTGAATCAGATTGCACAGGCTTTTGAAACGCTGTTTAATTGCAGTTTTGGTAGTATTTATGACCAACAGGAAAAGGTGTTCGACCGTAAACCGTTCAACCGCACCAAGACTTTGGACTTTCTGCGTAACCTCATTATCCGAAAGGACAAAGGGGGACAAAATAGACAATATGAGAAATAA
- a CDS encoding PspC domain-containing protein has product MKKTLTVNLNGTVFNIDEDAYQLLDKYLANLRIHFKKEEGSEEILNDFESRISELLNEKIRLGYSVITIEQVEEVITRMGKPEEIFEEEETQTTENGKTKTTTYTEVRETSRRRFFRNPDDKILGGVASGFAAYMGWDPTLVRIGLLLLLFFTNIVIIPIYLVLWIVIPVAKTAAEKLEMRGESVTLESIGKTVTDGFEKVSSDVDNVVKSEKSRNSLQKLADVFVQVMGIILKLIGIIIAVLLTPVLLFVLFILVVLIFALVFGGAGILYSFLPAVNWAMMPTHPEYAIVLGSIGAILAIGIPVGAILYSLFGQWLHFKPVSQGVKWAFLLLWIIGLVMCIVFQTHYNFPLWNYWGNHSGIW; this is encoded by the coding sequence ATGAAAAAGACACTTACTGTCAATTTAAATGGTACCGTCTTTAATATTGATGAAGATGCTTACCAACTGTTGGATAAATACCTTGCCAATCTTCGAATCCATTTTAAGAAAGAAGAAGGTTCGGAAGAGATATTAAATGATTTTGAATCTCGTATATCAGAATTATTAAATGAAAAAATTCGTCTGGGGTATAGTGTAATAACTATTGAACAAGTGGAGGAAGTTATTACCCGGATGGGAAAGCCTGAAGAAATATTTGAGGAAGAAGAAACTCAAACTACGGAAAATGGTAAAACAAAAACTACTACTTATACAGAAGTGCGTGAGACATCACGAAGAAGATTTTTCCGTAATCCTGATGATAAAATTCTTGGAGGGGTAGCTAGTGGTTTTGCAGCCTATATGGGTTGGGATCCTACCTTGGTTCGTATTGGACTGTTATTATTACTTTTTTTTACCAATATAGTAATCATTCCTATATATTTAGTTTTATGGATTGTTATACCGGTTGCTAAAACGGCTGCTGAAAAATTGGAAATGCGTGGAGAGAGTGTTACCTTAGAAAGCATAGGGAAGACAGTTACGGATGGCTTTGAAAAAGTTTCTTCCGATGTAGATAATGTTGTAAAATCGGAGAAATCTCGAAATTCCTTACAAAAATTGGCAGATGTTTTTGTTCAAGTGATGGGTATTATTCTTAAATTAATAGGTATTATTATTGCTGTCTTATTAACGCCGGTTTTATTATTTGTCTTATTTATATTAGTGGTCTTAATATTTGCATTAGTATTTGGGGGTGCAGGAATATTATATAGTTTTTTACCAGCCGTAAATTGGGCAATGATGCCTACGCATCCGGAGTATGCTATTGTTTTAGGAAGTATTGGTGCCATATTAGCTATTGGAATTCCGGTAGGAGCTATTTTATATTCTCTGTTTGGACAATGGCTTCATTTTAAACCTGTATCTCAAGGGGTGAAATGGGCATTCTTACTCCTTTGGATTATAGGACTGGTTATGTGTATTGTGTTCCAAACGCATTATAATTTTCCTCTATGGAATTATTGGGGAAATCATTCTGGAATTTGGTAA
- a CDS encoding site-specific integrase, whose protein sequence is MNNELKVSFYLKREGNTERTETNPDAIFPIVGKIIIGNTIAQFGSKLKIEERLWSVKSGRAIGKSRAAVELSREINKINLSIHTHYKDILKRTGKVTAIEVKNAFQGIATTQKTLLVLFGEMMEDFKGRIGIDRAQSTYKQYEVLYKQLKQFLREEYHVEDIPLTELDLPFIEALNFFFRVKRKMKPRTVKARIVLLNKVIRLALHRRIITRPPFDGFELEKTELKNKSLTNDELDLLMKTPLKSGTQRFIRDMFLFSTFTGLAYADVHKLSWKDIITEDDGSLWISANRQKSHTEFNVKLLNIPIRIMEYYKGLAPDGKVFPHMSLGQVNVGLKRIARNCGINRILSYHMARYTFASQICLS, encoded by the coding sequence ATGAACAACGAACTAAAGGTGTCCTTCTATCTCAAACGAGAGGGTAACACGGAGAGGACAGAAACAAATCCCGATGCCATTTTTCCGATTGTCGGAAAAATTATCATCGGCAACACTATCGCACAATTCGGCTCAAAGCTAAAAATCGAAGAACGGCTTTGGAGTGTAAAGTCAGGTCGGGCAATCGGCAAAAGCCGTGCTGCTGTTGAACTCAGCAGAGAGATTAATAAAATTAATCTCTCCATACACACGCACTACAAGGACATTTTAAAGCGAACCGGAAAAGTAACCGCTATCGAAGTGAAGAACGCCTTTCAAGGAATTGCCACAACACAAAAAACGCTCCTTGTCCTGTTCGGTGAAATGATGGAAGATTTCAAAGGAAGAATAGGCATCGACAGGGCACAATCCACCTACAAGCAGTATGAAGTCCTTTACAAACAGCTTAAACAATTTCTTCGGGAAGAATACCATGTAGAGGATATTCCTCTTACCGAGTTAGATTTGCCTTTCATCGAAGCATTGAATTTCTTTTTTCGTGTAAAACGTAAGATGAAGCCGAGAACCGTTAAAGCTCGGATTGTCTTGCTAAATAAAGTAATACGTTTGGCATTGCATCGAAGAATTATCACCCGTCCGCCTTTTGACGGTTTTGAATTGGAAAAGACGGAACTTAAAAACAAGTCGCTCACCAATGACGAATTAGACTTGTTAATGAAAACTCCGCTTAAATCAGGCACACAACGGTTTATCCGTGATATGTTCCTGTTCTCGACCTTTACCGGCTTGGCTTATGCAGACGTGCATAAACTTTCTTGGAAAGATATTATTACCGAAGATGATGGCAGTTTGTGGATTTCAGCCAACAGGCAAAAATCACATACGGAATTTAATGTAAAGCTATTGAATATCCCTATCCGAATTATGGAGTATTACAAGGGGCTTGCTCCCGATGGAAAAGTATTTCCCCACATGAGTTTGGGACAGGTGAATGTAGGTTTAAAACGAATTGCAAGAAACTGTGGTATCAACCGGATATTATCCTATCACATGGCAAGGTACACGTTTGCTTCCCAAATCTGCCTTTCATAA
- a CDS encoding helix-turn-helix domain-containing protein, translating to MYIDNENFDKWMERLSKKLSEIGQDLKSLINTDKVLDENDKILDNQDLAFLLKVSFRTLQRYRASGKLPYFTISHKTYYRAADIRTFIQENADCKTYERFKKENQLDKQTEAEQGG from the coding sequence ATGTATATAGACAACGAAAACTTCGACAAGTGGATGGAACGGCTATCGAAGAAACTCTCCGAAATCGGGCAAGACCTAAAATCCCTTATCAATACTGACAAGGTATTGGACGAAAACGATAAGATACTCGACAATCAAGATTTGGCTTTCCTGCTAAAAGTATCTTTCCGAACCTTGCAACGGTATCGGGCAAGTGGCAAACTTCCTTATTTTACGATAAGCCACAAGACCTATTATCGTGCAGCCGACATCCGGACTTTTATTCAAGAAAATGCTGATTGCAAGACCTATGAACGGTTCAAAAAGGAAAATCAACTCGATAAGCAAACCGAAGCAGAACAAGGTGGATAA
- a CDS encoding site-specific integrase, with protein MQSNRSTFAILFYLNTSKKKKSGNCPVMGRISVDGKSSAFSTGLELSPEKWDAKQGIAIGKSKEETNINKRIESYRAELVRHYKTLLENKSYITAEILKNAIKGIGIKQNSLIQEFAALIEEKRQSVGILIVKTTYTHLYRSYQLLKEFLGYKYGVTDIPFTQVDFDFIESYVYYLKVNLQLSASTTNNTIKPLRRVVMRALNKGLMYQDPFFGYRPQRITITRKWLSMDEIERLMQIDMKHESANFIRDMFLFSTFTGLAYVDLKNLRHDNIVRQEDGKQWIVLNRQKTGTASYIPLLDIPLQLIEKYRNTAFAGLDGKVFRLCTIENADIQLKKIAKAANIEKRLTYHMARHSYATLCLSMGVPIETISQTLGHRSISTTQIYAEITRTKINEDMTNLAERIEGKYVLAK; from the coding sequence ATGCAAAGCAATAGAAGCACTTTCGCTATACTCTTTTACCTGAATACCAGCAAAAAGAAAAAATCAGGTAATTGTCCTGTCATGGGGCGTATCAGCGTGGACGGGAAAAGCTCGGCTTTCAGCACGGGTTTAGAGTTATCCCCTGAAAAATGGGATGCTAAACAGGGAATAGCCATAGGCAAATCAAAGGAAGAAACAAACATCAACAAACGGATAGAAAGCTATCGGGCTGAACTTGTCCGCCACTATAAAACCTTACTGGAAAACAAAAGCTACATTACTGCTGAAATCTTGAAAAACGCTATCAAAGGAATTGGAATTAAACAAAACAGTCTCATACAGGAGTTCGCAGCCTTGATTGAAGAGAAACGGCAGTCTGTCGGCATTTTGATAGTAAAGACCACTTATACACATCTTTATCGTTCTTATCAACTTTTGAAAGAGTTTTTAGGGTACAAATACGGGGTAACGGACATTCCGTTTACCCAAGTCGATTTTGATTTTATAGAATCGTATGTTTACTATCTAAAAGTCAATTTGCAATTAAGCGCAAGCACAACCAACAATACCATAAAACCATTACGCAGGGTTGTAATGAGAGCCTTAAACAAAGGTTTGATGTATCAAGACCCGTTCTTTGGCTATCGTCCGCAGCGGATAACCATTACACGGAAATGGTTATCTATGGATGAAATAGAACGGTTGATGCAAATAGATATGAAACATGAGAGTGCCAATTTTATCCGTGATATGTTTCTGTTTTCGACATTCACGGGGCTTGCCTACGTGGATTTAAAGAACTTACGGCATGATAATATTGTACGGCAAGAAGATGGCAAACAGTGGATTGTCTTAAATCGCCAAAAGACCGGAACCGCTTCCTACATTCCCCTACTTGATATTCCGTTACAGCTTATCGAGAAATACCGGAATACGGCTTTTGCCGGGCTTGATGGAAAGGTTTTTAGGTTATGCACAATAGAAAATGCTGATATTCAGTTGAAAAAGATAGCCAAAGCAGCCAATATTGAAAAACGGCTTACCTATCACATGGCAAGGCATAGCTATGCAACCCTTTGTCTTTCAATGGGTGTTCCAATAGAAACGATTAGCCAGACATTGGGACATCGAAGCATTTCCACTACTCAAATATATGCGGAAATAACCCGTACCAAAATCAATGAGGATATGACAAACTTAGCAGAACGGATTGAGGGAAAATATGTATTGGCAAAGTAA